A region from the Mustela erminea isolate mMusErm1 chromosome 2, mMusErm1.Pri, whole genome shotgun sequence genome encodes:
- the TMEM155 gene encoding LOW QUALITY PROTEIN: protein TMEM155 (The sequence of the model RefSeq protein was modified relative to this genomic sequence to represent the inferred CDS: inserted 1 base in 1 codon; substituted 3 bases at 3 genomic stop codons), giving the protein MSRVLNPPDSSREETRELRGTAVDAGLMPSGAVPQKKRXNLPRVCHALAFLGMTRCQDLFLVHLPGWKLGTRFQDGCCSXPQENEGRXKGKQGTPFXFCFLLKSFLRCPATFAYISLTRLCHISEAA; this is encoded by the exons ATGTCCAGAGTTTTAAACCCTCCTGACTCTTCTAGAGAGGAGACAAGAGAACTCAGG GGCACAGCTGTAGATGCAGGACTGATGCCATCTGGTGCAGTTccacagaaaaagagataaaatttacCCAGAGTGTGCCATGCACTGGCTTTTCTGGGAATGACAAGGTGCCAGGATTTGTTTTTGGTTCATTTGCCGGGGTGGAAACTTGGAACGAG GTTCCAAGATGGTTGCTGCA TCCcccaagaaaatgaaggaaggtgAAAGGGAAAACAGGGCACACCATTTTGATTCTGCTTCCTTTTAAAGAGCTTTCTCAGATGCCCAGCAACTTTTGCTTACATCTCATTGACCAGACTGTGTCATATCTCTGAGGCTGCATGA